From a single Candidatus Cetobacterium colombiensis genomic region:
- a CDS encoding 2-phosphosulfolactate phosphatase — protein MKITILESANCIFGKNLKGKNVIVIDVLRATSVIVTALENGAKSIYPFKEIESAKLNCKNGLLAGERKGLKITGFDFGNSPLEFTREKIQRKDIFMTTSNGTRAIENSLGADNLYIACYLNVTAVSKKLLEDKKDIVILCSGTDDKFSLDDSLCAGIIAKKISEEADVQMDDFSLSLKRLAELSSNIEDILKDSKHYSYLKSIGHEKDLEFCTQIDLYNIVPQYIDGKIKASS, from the coding sequence ATGAAAATCACAATTTTAGAATCTGCAAATTGCATATTTGGGAAAAACTTAAAAGGAAAAAATGTAATTGTTATTGATGTCTTAAGAGCAACGAGTGTTATAGTAACAGCATTAGAAAATGGAGCAAAATCAATTTATCCATTTAAAGAGATTGAAAGTGCTAAATTAAATTGTAAAAATGGACTTTTAGCAGGTGAAAGAAAGGGATTAAAAATAACAGGTTTTGATTTTGGAAATTCTCCTTTGGAGTTTACAAGGGAAAAAATTCAAAGAAAAGATATTTTTATGACAACAAGCAATGGAACTAGAGCGATAGAAAATTCTTTAGGAGCTGATAATTTATATATAGCATGTTATTTGAATGTAACAGCAGTATCTAAAAAACTTTTAGAAGATAAAAAAGATATTGTAATTCTTTGTTCAGGAACTGACGATAAGTTTTCTCTAGATGATTCTTTATGTGCAGGAATTATTGCTAAAAAAATATCAGAAGAAGCTGATGTGCAAATGGATGATTTTAGTCTATCTTTAAAAAGGCTAGCAGAATTATCTTCAAATATTGAAGATATTTTAAAAGATAGTAAACATTATAGCTACTTAAAATCTATTGGGCATGAAAAAGATTTAGAGTTTTGTACACAAATAGATTTATATAATATTGTACCTCAGTATATTGATGGTAAAATAAAAGCTTCCTCTTAA
- a CDS encoding nitroreductase family protein, whose translation MNFEDVISKRRSVNFFDPNKEINLKLFEDIINEAVLAPSAFNLQPWEIIAVRSPEAKEKLFTTCNQPKIKEASMTLILVGDTFAYGRDNPMWNIKIDLGLKEEKVGKIITMCETVLYPTEVKRNAMAVRDVSLFAMSIMLCAKNKGVDTHPMIGFNEEKVKELFNIDDDKTVVMLLSIGYFDETKTLNPRERRLSYNEICTIV comes from the coding sequence ATGAATTTTGAAGATGTTATTTCTAAAAGAAGAAGTGTTAATTTCTTTGATCCAAATAAAGAAATTAATCTTAAACTTTTTGAAGATATTATAAATGAGGCTGTTTTAGCACCCTCTGCTTTTAATTTACAACCTTGGGAAATAATTGCAGTACGCTCCCCTGAAGCCAAAGAAAAATTATTTACAACATGTAATCAACCTAAAATAAAAGAAGCATCTATGACTTTAATTTTAGTTGGTGACACTTTTGCATATGGTCGAGATAATCCTATGTGGAATATAAAAATTGATTTAGGTCTAAAAGAGGAAAAAGTTGGAAAAATTATTACTATGTGCGAAACTGTTCTTTATCCTACTGAAGTTAAAAGAAATGCCATGGCTGTTCGTGATGTTTCTCTTTTTGCCATGTCAATTATGCTATGTGCTAAAAATAAAGGTGTTGATACTCATCCTATGATTGGATTTAATGAAGAAAAAGTAAAAGAACTTTTTAATATTGATGATGATAAAACTGTAGTTATGCTTCTTTCAATAGGTTATTTTGATGAAACAAAAACTTTAAATCCTAGAGAAAGAAGACTTTCATACAATGAAATTTGTACTATAGTTTAA
- a CDS encoding MerR family transcriptional regulator, translated as MKNRYKISELAKIANVSKQTLIFYHKKDILVPEYIDEENGYRYYSNSQIWDIFFIITLKEAGFSLKEIRNYIKVKNPIKSIKFLEEKICDIDKKIDELKKGKNAINEKISCLKDMLDNLEEKVQIRILKKMKVYFIEIKNSLDQKEVAETYDKIQRIGNKLGIKDIIYITTVEKKELYEKSELPLKKIGLFIPEDKTIQGEEILEEKSCAVLRHKATFDMIKLSYENIYKFIRDNNYEIYGDSIEIGNEVVVPLENGFGGILDIYIPIKKLKNIKK; from the coding sequence ATGAAAAACAGATATAAAATTTCAGAATTAGCCAAAATTGCTAATGTATCAAAACAAACTCTTATTTTTTATCATAAAAAAGATATTTTAGTTCCAGAATATATAGATGAAGAAAATGGATATAGATATTATTCAAACTCTCAAATTTGGGATATTTTTTTTATAATTACCTTAAAGGAAGCAGGATTTTCTCTTAAAGAAATTAGAAATTATATAAAGGTAAAAAATCCTATTAAGAGTATAAAATTTTTAGAGGAAAAAATATGTGATATAGATAAAAAAATAGATGAATTAAAAAAAGGGAAAAATGCAATAAATGAAAAAATATCTTGTTTAAAAGATATGCTAGATAATCTCGAAGAAAAAGTTCAAATTAGAATTTTGAAAAAGATGAAAGTTTATTTTATAGAGATTAAAAATTCGTTAGATCAAAAAGAAGTTGCAGAAACATATGATAAAATTCAGAGAATAGGAAATAAATTAGGAATAAAAGATATCATATATATAACAACAGTAGAAAAGAAAGAACTATATGAAAAATCTGAATTACCTTTAAAAAAAATAGGACTATTCATACCAGAAGATAAAACTATACAAGGAGAAGAGATTTTAGAGGAAAAATCCTGTGCGGTATTAAGACATAAGGCCACATTTGATATGATAAAGTTAAGCTATGAAAATATATATAAGTTTATAAGAGATAATAATTATGAAATTTATGGAGATTCAATAGAAATTGGCAATGAAGTTGTAGTTCCTCTTGAAAATGGATTTGGAGGGATATTAGATATATATATTCCTATAAAAAAATTGAAAAATATTAAAAAGTAA
- the pncA gene encoding bifunctional nicotinamidase/pyrazinamidase, with translation MKALVVVDVQNDFCKGGALAITDADNIISVVNKTIQFFNDNNFLVIGTKDWHPANHKSFAINSNGKIGEIGTLNNLPQIWWPEHCVENTFGSEFHPNLLEIKNVIYKGTDSEIDSYSGFFDNGKLKSTNLFNTLKDNQVSEIYVLGLATDYCVKHTVLDALDLGFKVYVIEDGCKGVNLSPDDSKYAFKEMIKNGAYIIKSDDLT, from the coding sequence TTGAAAGCCTTAGTTGTTGTTGATGTTCAAAATGATTTTTGTAAAGGTGGAGCTCTAGCTATTACTGATGCTGATAATATTATTTCAGTAGTTAATAAAACTATCCAATTTTTTAATGACAATAATTTTCTTGTTATTGGAACAAAAGATTGGCATCCTGCTAATCATAAAAGTTTTGCCATTAATTCTAATGGGAAAATTGGAGAAATTGGTACTTTAAATAATCTACCTCAAATTTGGTGGCCTGAACACTGTGTTGAAAATACTTTTGGATCTGAATTTCATCCAAATCTTTTAGAAATTAAAAACGTTATATATAAAGGAACCGATTCAGAAATAGATTCATATAGTGGATTTTTTGATAATGGAAAACTTAAAAGTACTAACCTTTTCAATACTTTAAAAGACAATCAAGTTTCAGAAATTTATGTTTTAGGATTAGCCACAGATTATTGTGTTAAACATACTGTCTTAGATGCCCTTGACTTAGGATTTAAAGTCTACGTTATAGAAGATGGTTGCAAAGGAGTTAATCTCTCTCCAGATGATTCAAAATACGCTTTTAAAGAAATGATAAAAAATGGTGCTTATATAATAAAAAGTGACGATTTAACTTAA
- a CDS encoding CD0519/CD1768 family membrane protein — MDTKKLRQKKAMGLEGFVCIGILTWLIYLASSKMGGINMINTIIKTAHDLLLNTVFFIMGVSVIAGAFAGILSEFGVIAILNKLLSPLMKPLYRLPGAAALGILTTYISDNPAILSLSADKGFTKYFKKYQLPALTNLGTSFGMGFIVSTFMIAQSGSMNENLVFPVILGNIGAFIGSIVSVNLMINFTKKIFHEKNEMQVDKSSDSNFFEYRDIRDGNVLERLLEALLEGGKNGVQMGMEIIPGVLIICTTVLLLTNGPGSQGYTGEAYQGIALLPYVGEKLQFILKPLFGFTSSKALAFPITSLGAVGAALGLIPQFISDGAITSREIAVFTAMGMTWSGYLSTHVAMMDSLGYRKLTGKAIMSHTIGGIVAGVAANILYTLFM; from the coding sequence ATGGACACAAAAAAATTAAGACAAAAAAAAGCTATGGGCTTAGAAGGATTTGTTTGTATTGGAATTCTTACATGGCTAATATATTTAGCATCTAGTAAAATGGGTGGAATAAATATGATTAACACAATAATAAAAACAGCTCATGACTTACTGCTTAATACAGTATTTTTTATAATGGGAGTTTCTGTTATTGCTGGAGCATTTGCAGGTATTTTATCAGAATTTGGAGTAATTGCAATTTTAAATAAGCTGTTATCACCACTGATGAAACCATTATATAGACTTCCTGGAGCAGCAGCATTGGGAATATTAACAACATATATATCTGATAATCCAGCGATACTAAGTTTATCAGCAGATAAAGGATTTACGAAATACTTTAAAAAGTATCAACTTCCTGCATTAACAAATTTAGGAACATCTTTTGGTATGGGATTTATTGTTTCTACATTCATGATTGCTCAAAGTGGAAGTATGAATGAAAACTTAGTTTTTCCAGTGATTTTAGGTAATATAGGTGCATTTATAGGAAGTATAGTTAGTGTAAACTTAATGATTAATTTTACAAAAAAAATATTCCATGAAAAAAATGAAATGCAGGTAGATAAATCTAGTGACTCTAATTTTTTTGAATATAGAGATATAAGAGATGGAAATGTTTTAGAAAGATTATTAGAAGCTTTATTAGAAGGTGGAAAAAATGGAGTTCAAATGGGAATGGAAATAATTCCGGGAGTGCTGATTATATGTACTACAGTGTTATTATTAACAAATGGACCTGGAAGTCAGGGATATACAGGTGAAGCATATCAAGGAATAGCTCTTTTACCTTATGTAGGAGAAAAATTACAATTTATATTAAAACCATTATTTGGATTTACAAGCTCAAAAGCTCTAGCATTTCCAATAACATCTCTAGGAGCAGTAGGAGCTGCATTGGGATTAATTCCTCAGTTTATATCTGATGGAGCCATAACATCAAGAGAGATTGCTGTTTTCACAGCTATGGGAATGACTTGGAGTGGGTACTTAAGTACTCATGTTGCAATGATGGATAGTTTAGGTTATAGAAAGTTAACTGGTAAAGCAATCATGAGTCACACTATTGGTGGAATAGTTGCAGGAGTTGCAGCAAATATTTTGTACACATTATTTATGTAG
- a CDS encoding MATE family efflux transporter → MPQNITLENGCVKKLFFKFAIPSILGMLIVSLQIMVDGLFLSKGVGPTGLAAVNLSMPLINLLLSVALMICIGGGVLVGIASGNGEKERAKGLTSLTLILLLSVLLVISVFLLLNFQKVITLLGANNETHELVSKYLSILIPGSIFFSMPIFTETFVRIAGKPNQVFVSGSVCFIANVFLDYIFVIKLNMGMEGAAVASCFANMFGALTLFCHMKFGKVIFNLKDIKEIFYNGSSEMLTVISSAITTYIFNIIIMKNIGILGVSALTIVFYINSIVNISLYGLSQALQPIISYNLGAKRIDKIKDVLKVALKSGGTIGVITFIGMHLFGDKIITLFSNGNKELADLTNKAIFFFTFAYLLSFINIISSSFHTSIEKPFESAFISCGRSVIFVLIPLFTLPLFIGEIGIWLAVPIAELICLGVSIPLMKKSLKKLPLIN, encoded by the coding sequence ATGCCACAAAATATTACTTTAGAAAATGGTTGTGTTAAAAAACTATTTTTTAAATTTGCTATTCCTAGTATTTTAGGAATGCTTATCGTTTCTTTACAAATAATGGTTGATGGATTATTTCTAAGTAAAGGAGTAGGTCCTACAGGTCTAGCTGCTGTTAACTTATCCATGCCTCTTATAAACTTGCTCTTAAGTGTTGCCCTTATGATTTGCATTGGTGGAGGTGTTTTAGTAGGAATTGCATCTGGAAATGGAGAAAAAGAAAGAGCTAAAGGTTTAACTAGTTTAACACTTATTTTGTTATTGTCAGTCTTATTAGTTATATCTGTTTTCTTACTTTTAAATTTTCAAAAAGTTATAACTTTATTAGGAGCCAATAATGAAACCCATGAGTTAGTTTCAAAATACTTATCCATTCTTATTCCTGGATCTATTTTTTTTAGTATGCCTATTTTTACAGAAACTTTTGTTAGAATAGCTGGTAAACCTAATCAAGTTTTTGTTAGTGGTTCTGTATGCTTTATTGCTAATGTTTTTTTAGATTATATTTTTGTTATTAAATTAAATATGGGAATGGAAGGTGCTGCTGTTGCTTCATGTTTTGCTAATATGTTTGGAGCTTTAACGCTATTTTGTCATATGAAATTTGGTAAAGTAATTTTTAATCTTAAAGATATTAAAGAAATTTTTTATAATGGTAGTTCAGAAATGTTAACCGTTATTTCTAGTGCAATTACAACTTATATTTTCAATATTATCATTATGAAAAATATTGGTATTTTAGGAGTTTCTGCATTAACAATTGTTTTTTATATTAATTCAATAGTTAATATATCTTTATACGGTCTTTCTCAAGCTTTGCAACCTATTATTTCTTATAATTTAGGTGCTAAAAGAATTGATAAAATAAAAGATGTTTTAAAAGTTGCCTTAAAATCAGGTGGAACAATTGGAGTTATTACTTTTATTGGAATGCACTTATTTGGAGACAAAATCATTACACTTTTCTCCAATGGAAATAAAGAGTTAGCCGATTTAACTAATAAAGCAATCTTCTTTTTTACCTTTGCATATTTATTATCATTTATCAATATAATCTCTAGTAGTTTTCATACTTCTATAGAAAAACCATTTGAATCAGCATTTATATCTTGTGGAAGATCTGTTATTTTTGTATTAATTCCATTATTTACTTTACCTTTATTTATAGGGGAAATCGGAATTTGGCTAGCAGTTCCAATTGCCGAATTAATTTGTCTAGGTGTTAGTATCCCTCTGATGAAAAAATCACTAAAAAAGCTTCCTCTTATCAATTAA
- a CDS encoding alanine racemase has product MNKKNISSLTTPSFLVNLDALENNIKKYQNLAIENSVELFPMLKTHKSSEITKMQIDAGAKGVLVGTIDEAEAVVQKSGVTKVMLAYPVIGDSNLDRIIALNEKCELFVAFDNEIPAKALSEKLTNSTINYQIIINSGLNRFGVSPENSVTLFNSLNKYPNLIFKGISTHTGQVYGFSKSEVKEITQKEIDIMTLAKNLLTKNGASVEFVATGTTPTFENAIKSSEITISRPGNYVFFDAIQVALGAAKENDCALTVLATVVSHPSEDLFILDCGSKCLGLDQGAHGNSLTKGFGIIKNHPELTIIGLSEEVAKVKVDENTTLKIGDKIEIIPNHSCSAANMTNYLIGHRFGNIERIIEVDIRGNSRKIFID; this is encoded by the coding sequence ATGAATAAAAAAAATATATCGTCTTTAACTACTCCTAGTTTTTTAGTAAATCTTGATGCTTTAGAAAATAACATAAAAAAATATCAAAATTTAGCTATTGAAAACTCAGTTGAACTTTTTCCTATGCTAAAAACACATAAAAGTAGCGAAATTACTAAAATGCAAATTGATGCTGGAGCTAAAGGAGTTCTGGTAGGAACAATAGATGAAGCAGAAGCTGTAGTTCAAAAAAGCGGAGTAACTAAAGTTATGCTGGCGTATCCAGTAATTGGTGATAGTAATCTTGATAGAATAATCGCTCTTAATGAAAAATGTGAACTTTTTGTAGCATTTGATAATGAAATTCCTGCAAAGGCTCTTTCAGAAAAATTAACAAACTCTACTATTAACTATCAAATTATTATAAATAGTGGATTAAATAGATTTGGAGTTTCTCCTGAAAATAGTGTTACTTTATTTAACTCTTTAAATAAATATCCAAATCTTATTTTCAAAGGAATCTCTACTCATACAGGACAAGTTTACGGATTTTCAAAAAGTGAAGTTAAAGAAATTACACAAAAAGAAATTGATATTATGACTTTAGCTAAAAATCTTTTAACTAAAAATGGTGCTTCTGTTGAATTTGTAGCTACTGGAACTACTCCAACTTTTGAAAATGCAATTAAATCTTCTGAAATAACTATTTCTAGACCTGGAAATTATGTTTTCTTTGATGCTATTCAAGTTGCTTTAGGAGCTGCTAAAGAAAATGATTGCGCTTTAACTGTTTTAGCAACAGTTGTTTCTCATCCTTCTGAAGATTTATTCATTTTAGATTGTGGTAGTAAATGTTTAGGACTTGATCAAGGTGCTCACGGAAATTCATTAACAAAAGGATTTGGAATTATTAAAAATCATCCTGAATTAACTATTATTGGTCTATCTGAAGAGGTAGCTAAAGTTAAAGTTGATGAAAATACTACTCTAAAAATAGGAGATAAAATAGAAATTATTCCAAACCACTCTTGTTCTGCTGCTAATATGACTAACTATTTAATTGGACATAGATTTGGAAATATTGAAAGAATAATTGAAGTAGATATTAGAGGAAATTCTAGAAAAATATTTATTGATTAA
- a CDS encoding alanine racemase, producing the protein MGRNNFQIKLTQNNIIHNFNYIKKYTQKEIIAVVKANAYGHGLKEVVSILSSHGCNYFAVARESEAMEILSLNIPEIKILIFETVNDFSILKKYNNLEMVVNSFYELKELINAKVDFSQLHLKFDFGFARNGFSTDEINLVKETIIKNNLYFKGAMTHFFSSNIDESKKIQNYFLKSIEYIGKDYFSIIHSENSATTLLNIIDGSTHVRCGISILGMLDPGIIDENIKRSWSLSGPIYDIKDFSNLDFIGYERIENINTSNFSKVGKIKIGYGDGFSKRNTDILCHIRNKEYPIVHISMDTSFILIDDLVEIGDNVEIYQNFEKCNAFLKMDHYEYTTLLNSRIPRIIVK; encoded by the coding sequence ATGGGTAGAAATAATTTTCAAATTAAATTAACACAAAATAATATAATACATAATTTTAATTACATAAAAAAATATACTCAAAAAGAGATTATTGCTGTTGTTAAAGCCAATGCATACGGACATGGATTGAAAGAAGTTGTTTCAATATTATCTTCCCATGGATGTAATTATTTTGCTGTAGCTCGAGAATCAGAAGCGATGGAAATTCTATCATTAAATATTCCAGAAATTAAAATCTTAATTTTTGAAACCGTTAATGATTTTTCTATTTTAAAAAAATATAACAATTTAGAAATGGTAGTCAATAGTTTTTATGAATTAAAAGAATTAATAAATGCTAAAGTGGATTTCTCTCAACTTCACTTAAAATTTGATTTTGGATTTGCTAGAAATGGATTTTCTACAGATGAGATAAATTTGGTAAAAGAAACTATTATAAAAAATAATCTCTATTTTAAAGGGGCTATGACACATTTTTTTAGTTCTAATATTGATGAAAGTAAAAAAATTCAAAATTATTTTCTTAAATCTATTGAATATATTGGAAAAGATTATTTTAGTATTATCCACTCTGAAAATAGTGCAACAACTCTTTTAAATATAATAGATGGATCAACTCATGTAAGATGTGGAATTAGTATTCTTGGAATGCTTGATCCTGGAATTATTGATGAAAATATAAAACGTTCTTGGAGTCTTTCTGGTCCGATATATGACATTAAAGATTTTAGCAATTTAGATTTTATTGGATATGAGAGAATTGAAAATATAAATACTTCTAATTTCTCTAAAGTTGGTAAAATTAAAATTGGATATGGAGATGGATTCTCTAAAAGAAATACAGATATTTTATGCCATATAAGAAATAAAGAATACCCTATTGTACATATAAGTATGGATACATCATTTATTTTAATAGATGATTTAGTTGAAATTGGAGACAATGTAGAAATATATCAAAATTTTGAAAAATGTAATGCTTTTTTAAAGATGGATCACTATGAATATACCACTCTTTTAAATTCTAGAATTCCTAGAATTATTGTTAAATAA
- a CDS encoding GNAT family N-acetyltransferase: MNVILGILFFVLGSLAVYIFQKKKYSKTTEEDLVCEVIQKAFIREKHSDHNEHKLVRELLKSDAFIKELSLTAKFKGMVVGYILFTKVKVGNQTLLALAPLAVLPKFQKKGIGKSLVEKGHKIAKELGYKGVVVLGHPEYYKKFGYEPASKWEIKCPIEVPDEAFMAIELYPGALKEISGIVEYPKEFGIN; this comes from the coding sequence ATGAACGTAATTTTAGGTATTTTATTTTTTGTTTTAGGAAGTTTAGCAGTTTATATTTTTCAAAAGAAAAAATATTCCAAAACAACGGAAGAAGATTTGGTTTGTGAAGTTATTCAAAAAGCTTTTATTAGAGAAAAACATTCAGACCATAATGAACACAAATTAGTGAGAGAGTTATTAAAGAGTGACGCTTTTATAAAAGAGTTATCTTTAACGGCTAAATTTAAAGGAATGGTTGTAGGTTATATTTTATTTACAAAGGTTAAAGTGGGCAATCAAACATTATTAGCATTGGCTCCTTTAGCAGTTTTACCTAAATTTCAAAAAAAGGGAATTGGAAAAAGTTTAGTTGAAAAAGGGCACAAAATAGCAAAGGAATTAGGTTATAAAGGTGTGGTGGTATTAGGGCATCCAGAGTATTACAAAAAATTTGGTTATGAGCCAGCATCAAAGTGGGAAATAAAGTGTCCGATAGAAGTGCCAGACGAAGCTTTTATGGCTATAGAGCTTTATCCAGGAGCGTTAAAAGAAATTAGTGGAATTGTGGAATATCCAAAAGAATTTGGAATAAATTAA
- a CDS encoding nitrite/sulfite reductase, with the protein MERIEEKLKDIEKEYLELQEGIVEYSNNNLKSADLKKRGSKFGIYEQKGKKMMLRLKAVGGELSTKKFKALADIMKKEEIPYLHLSTRQNYQLHEVDFEKVKATIELCNSNEMYFRGGGGNTFRSILVSTYTGVDKRNIFDVMPYARMVENEVFYMDKAFDFGRKLKIGFSNSLDDEFVMAVQDMGFVAKELNGKRGFKVYCGGGMGRGSKIGYVLIDFLPEEDLLRAVKSLIDLFYDRGDRVNRMQARLRFLVEKMGIDGFKKLYLDYFNKETIKNGKISQINYENKVKELKHYEIEENSEIFNLWKDICVKETKFKDVVSVVLYVKNGDLTAEHIEKLYDLMREINAPTIRATINQNLVLPVVHRSALPYIYKYLNEKIPEIVTETISIKGQIRACVGAKVCMIGVQDSPTVAEAIGKELDNLAKEYPQYRKIIFKEAKNIRISGCPSSCAGVPVAPLGFIGLKKKINDKLVDCMQVYMGGILTESVQSLAFEIPNLILPIDEIPILVKSLFKDYLEVLQVYDVTFSNYMYERRLEEF; encoded by the coding sequence ATGGAGAGAATTGAAGAAAAGCTAAAAGATATTGAAAAAGAATATTTAGAACTTCAAGAGGGAATAGTAGAATATTCAAATAATAATTTAAAATCAGCAGATCTAAAAAAAAGAGGGTCTAAATTTGGAATCTATGAACAAAAAGGTAAAAAAATGATGCTGAGATTAAAGGCTGTTGGTGGAGAGCTATCTACTAAAAAGTTTAAAGCCTTAGCTGATATAATGAAAAAAGAAGAGATTCCATATTTACATCTTTCAACAAGACAGAACTATCAGCTTCATGAAGTTGATTTTGAAAAGGTTAAGGCAACAATTGAGCTATGTAATTCAAATGAGATGTACTTTAGAGGCGGAGGAGGAAATACGTTTAGAAGTATTTTAGTTTCTACTTACACAGGAGTAGATAAAAGAAATATTTTTGATGTAATGCCTTATGCTAGAATGGTAGAAAATGAAGTGTTTTATATGGATAAGGCATTTGATTTTGGGCGTAAATTAAAAATTGGTTTTTCTAACTCATTAGATGATGAATTTGTAATGGCTGTTCAAGATATGGGATTTGTAGCAAAAGAATTAAATGGAAAAAGAGGATTTAAAGTATATTGTGGTGGAGGAATGGGAAGAGGAAGTAAAATTGGCTATGTTTTAATAGATTTCCTTCCAGAAGAAGATTTATTGAGAGCTGTAAAATCTTTAATTGATTTATTCTATGATCGTGGAGATAGAGTAAATAGAATGCAAGCTAGATTAAGATTTTTAGTTGAAAAAATGGGAATTGATGGATTTAAAAAATTATATTTAGATTATTTTAATAAAGAGACTATAAAAAATGGTAAAATTTCTCAAATAAACTATGAAAATAAAGTTAAAGAATTAAAACATTATGAAATTGAAGAAAATTCTGAAATTTTTAATCTTTGGAAAGATATTTGTGTAAAAGAAACAAAATTTAAAGATGTTGTTTCGGTGGTTTTATACGTAAAAAATGGAGACTTAACAGCTGAACATATAGAAAAATTATATGATTTAATGAGAGAGATAAATGCTCCTACAATAAGAGCTACAATTAATCAAAATTTAGTTTTACCAGTTGTTCATAGATCAGCTTTACCTTATATATATAAATATTTAAACGAGAAAATTCCAGAGATAGTAACAGAAACTATATCAATAAAAGGCCAAATAAGAGCTTGTGTTGGAGCTAAAGTTTGTATGATTGGAGTTCAAGATTCTCCTACAGTAGCAGAAGCAATTGGAAAAGAATTAGATAATTTAGCAAAAGAATATCCACAATATAGAAAAATAATATTTAAAGAAGCTAAAAATATTAGAATATCAGGTTGTCCAAGCTCGTGTGCTGGTGTACCTGTAGCTCCTCTTGGCTTTATAGGATTAAAAAAGAAAATTAATGATAAATTAGTTGATTGCATGCAGGTTTATATGGGAGGAATACTAACAGAATCAGTGCAATCATTAGCTTTTGAAATACCAAATTTAATATTACCAATAGATGAAATTCCAATACTTGTAAAATCATTATTTAAAGATTATTTGGAAGTTCTACAAGTATATGATGTAACATTTAGTAATTATATGTATGAAAGAAGGTTAGAAGAGTTTTAA
- a CDS encoding META domain-containing protein — MKKLLGILLMISVLFGGCSSLTTKHKRLAGREYILVQENSIPNVLIGFDEHNFYGFSGLNNYFGRYERKGNKIKLEKLGSTLMAGPDKVMKMESEYLEKLDNVQSVRVEDDILIFTLKDGSTLSYKENKKSQKH, encoded by the coding sequence ATGAAGAAGCTATTGGGAATACTGTTGATGATTTCAGTTTTATTTGGGGGATGTTCAAGTTTAACAACTAAACATAAACGTTTAGCGGGAAGAGAATATATTTTAGTTCAAGAGAATTCTATTCCAAATGTCTTAATTGGCTTTGATGAACATAACTTCTATGGATTCTCTGGTTTAAATAATTATTTTGGAAGATATGAGAGAAAAGGAAATAAAATAAAGTTAGAAAAATTAGGATCTACTCTTATGGCAGGCCCTGATAAAGTTATGAAAATGGAGTCAGAATATTTAGAAAAATTAGATAATGTACAATCAGTAAGAGTTGAAGATGATATACTTATCTTTACATTAAAAGATGGATCTACTCTAAGCTATAAAGAAAATAAAAAATCTCAAAAACATTAA